The Prionailurus bengalensis isolate Pbe53 chromosome C2, Fcat_Pben_1.1_paternal_pri, whole genome shotgun sequence DNA segment GATTATCTTTATTTCACGCAATGACCAGTGACATGGCCAAGATGTACAAAGTTGTTTCCATCAAGtagtatacaatttttttttgtataataagCTTTCATTCTTGAAAAAGAGTAACTGAAAAGAAAGGTTTCTGTTACTGCAGTTAGTTTGTCAGAGAAAGTTCTTTGCATTATCTTACAAACTATCAAAATTGCTAGTCatctgaaaaaatgtaaaaaaaaatcacataacttTAGTCTAATAGAAATATAGTACAGGTAAGAGAGAAAGTATTTATCAGGATGTGCTCTTTAAgtccatctcattttttttaatataaatgtacatCTGATTACATATACAAACATTTGGAAAGGTCTGTGATATACTGTTACTGGTAAACAACAGGGGGATGAAGAGTTTCCTGTGGTCTTAAAGTATTCATTTAAAATCACACATACGTGTAAGACTAAAATCCTCCAGGTGTTGACTCTCCTTCTAGGTTCTGTATCTATGTTGTACTCTACTGAGATTGCGTGAGTAAATTCCAGTGGATGAACCTCAGTGAGAAAGATAAGTGATATGAGGAGGGACATAACTGTATATTGAATTATTAGTAGTAAACATTTTGTCATGCAACATGAGTAAATCAATTAACTGAGAACTGTAATCAGAGTGGTAATTTGGGGCATCCTCATATCATAAAAGACTGTTGCAAGTAACTCTTTGGACACACTTCACCTtaccaaaaggaacaaaatacagaATAACAAAAACCACAGAAAATTATAGATCCTGTAGCACATGTCCAATTAGGGctgtatttctataaattatttaggttggaatgaaaataacattaaaaacacagGAATGTTTTTTTCCTGGGATTCATATCAGCGAGTATTCACCACTATACCTATAGTTTCTTCAAATACCTTTAATAACTAATTCTTCCTATTATCAAAACTACTGTGAATTATTTACTTCTAATTACTTTTGCCCCTTAAAAATCTTCTTTAGGTTCTGCCAATTGATAGAGGAAGCTTCTATTAAAGACTCCAATGGGATGAGAAGAATTTTAATTACGGCTTAATCAGCAGCACAGCCACCAAGCATATAAATTATCATGCACATCGTGCTAAAAATATCCAGTTTCCTTTATCCCCACAACTTTATACTGACAGCACTTATGTGATAACGTTGTACCTGCCAGTCTTTAAACTTCTTTGTCTTACTGGCAAATTTCAGCATGAGCCTCCGCTAAGGCCATTAACAGCACTGGTGCTTTGTGTACTTatccaaatatgtaaatatggtCTACACAATAAAACAGCTCCAAATAAAAACTGGTGAAAATTATCTGACATTCCATTGGTGTGTCCCTTGTGCATATTCatggttgtttttttatttttattttttatatttcagacATAGTTCTTTCCTGTTTGGTGTTCCACATGCCTAATTCCATTATGTAacataaatcttcaaaaaattaattcttGAATATGAATGAAAAAGTATCATTCAGAACAATTGCTTCAAGcaattgaaattcatttttaaagttgatttgtgtatatatgtacaatttaattttttcaaaacccCCAAAGTTCTTGatatgtatattcacataatATTCCTCCTTATTTAAATAGTAAGAGTCTTGTAGGTTGAAAGCCAAGGAATCTTCAGTAATCTTTTACTGCAATCCATCAAAAAAATAGAGTTTGTTTCTCTTATCTGGCTATACCCTGGTTGTTGAatgtgaatgggggtggggatggggatggggcagagtaTTGTTCTGTCCTCCAGTAAATGTATTGAATGTGTGTAAGGGTTGAATCCCTGGTATAGTATTGGGAATCATTGTAATGGTGTTGGGTGTCATTAAGGGAACATCATCAGGTGACCTCCTCATAGCTAGTGTGTAATCTGGGGGGCAGGCGGTCCGAAGAACCACCTCATGTGGATGGATGGACTCACATTCATGATCCAAATCAGTGTGCTTCATTTGGAGGGACATGATCTCCTCTTCTTGTGCGTGGGTCAGATCGTTGGTTGTAGTACGCTGAGGGCTGCATCTCCTATGAACGTCATGTCTCCTCTTATCCTTTTTGTAGTACAGGGCTGCAAAGGCAAGGATGTTCAGAAACAGCAGTGATGCTCCAACTGCAATAGTGACGCTCAGCTCTGTGGAGTAGTCCCTTTGATCGACTGAAAATGGACTCGGTTGTTGTTTGGGATCATCCTGCTTGGCAGTGGGAAATGCTGATGTGACAGGTACAGAATTCTTTCTCGTAGGTCTGAAAGTGATGTCAGTTGATGGCACTTTAGTTGTTGTCGAGGTATACTGAGAAATGTCATTGAGATTATGCAGATGAGGTACCAGCTCCAACCAGAGGTTCACCTTATTGGCTCTATAATGTTCTTTAACTCTTGGTTTTAATCCAATATGGAGATAAAGTTGATCTTTCTGGGAATATCTGGTCCATGCTACTTCTTCAAAGCGGTTGGGTTTGGTATGGATGAATTTTGTGTCTTGAGGGACTGGTTGATTTGGGTCACTAGGGGAAGAACAAAAGCGCTCATGAGaacaaagttgtttttgtttttgttttttcttactcAAAATAGTACTACTTTAACATCTAATTGAAGAGGTAACTTGGCAAGTTAGCAAGGCCTTAGATTGTGTTTTAATAACAATTTGGGTCAACTTAGAAATATAGATCCTATCATAGGCAGGTTAAATGGATGATGATGTGATGCGAGTAAGCCTCACGATCTTGCTCTCTCTGGCCATTTAGAGATGGGTTACTATATACCCAAAGGTTTTTaaattcacacacatacacattgtcTCATAGGCAAACTAGCAAGGACAGCATGGAATAGTGGAAAAAACCTGAGTTTTGGAATTGGCAGATGAAGCTGTAAGTCCTAGTACTGCTATGTATATCATAGAGCTATGAATATCTATATGAGGCTAGGCTCTCATTACCTCAGTCCCTTATTTACAAAATGGATTAATGATACCTGACCTGCCCACCTAAAAAATAAGTTGGAAGGATCAAAGGACAAACAATAGTCTAAATTAGAAAgcactataaaataatatttgtcacTACTAAATAACAAGAATAAGTCCcgtgtaattaaaaaataaaataaatttatttattgagtaatacaacagaaatataagtctttctttctttctttttccccagagGTATGTCTTTCTTAATAAACTTCTAAGAAGTAAGAACTAATAAAGCAATGATTTCTGAAACAGCACAATATACAAGTTTGAATAGAGACTTAATGTATTATTGGTATTAATCCATTAAGTTAAATCATTTGGACACaaagtatgtattatttttaaatgcttacaaggatatttttattcaattatagGTAACTTTATTACTTAGGTACATACCCAGTTTTAGCAAAATTTGTCCAGTATGTCATTACAACTGCACTCAGCATCACATCATTTTTGGAGAAATTGCAAGGAAATAACTCTGTAGGTCCAATCATGGGGATTCCTAGTACGTAGGGAACTTCATCCCCATGAGCTGCATCTGCCCAAGCTGGAACCTGATCTGTTTGGCAATGATGGTAAAAGGCATAGAAATATGTAGGTGAACCAAAGTTTGAGTGAAGATCTGCTGTAGCTACAGCTGGTGCCACCCACTGATGGTCTGTAAACAAAGCCAATAATGTCTTCCGTCTGGTTTCAGGGTTATGACGGTCAGCCCAGTCAGTATACATGAATTTAATGGTTTCTCTCAAAACATCTTTGCCTTCAGGATATCCATATAAATTATcaacaaaattggaaacagcaAAGTCAAAATCACTAGCTGATATACCATCATCACTATCTACtatattttcaacaaattttaaCCCTTCCCCTTGGTTAACTCCTAACATTATATCATAGTTGAGAAACTCTCCTTGCTCCATCAATATCTGAGGGTCATCTGGTATTACATCACCATCAATCACAGGTCCAAAGGCTATGTGGTATCGTGCTGGTTGAATATCTTGGTCAACAAGTTCTTTGTAAGGCTTCTTCTGTAGGCATTCCACTAACTCTACTGTATCTGAAACATTGCAACCAACTTTTGTGGCCAACATTCTAGCATATTTTGCAGGTTGGAAACTAACAGCCCAGCTGGAAAGGGCTGTTCCACTTTGAGCTATTGCTCGTTGAAAAAGTCCTATAGGAAAAACAACAGAGTTTGAGATGACTTTTGAATAATGTTGTGGTAAAACAATAGCATCTGATATTTTAGCTGTGTAAATAAAAACCCATATACAACTCAAGAAACAGGAAGATAGAGACATTTTTGCTTAAGAGAAGGTACATAAAGACATCCCCAAGGTATAAGGAGTCAAAGAGGTAAAGTCTTATGCTTTGAGTGGCATCTGCTTTAAGGATCAAGAGGTCTAAATTGCTTAGTGTCTCAAAGAGGCAATAAGCAAGGAGAGATGGAGAACATGTAAATATTAGTGGTAAAAAGTCCCAAGTATTTTTTCACCCAACATGTAAACACCCATGTTATTATGAAAGCCAACCAGGTGGGCTTTCTCCCCCTTAACTCTTCAGTAGaatttgtactgttttttttttttttgagaatatttcTTCCAATTTGGCTGCATGTATCTTCTTTCAAAATGGCTCTGTATGCTTGTTTTAatcagatttattaaaaaaaagaattgctgggAGCTCACACAACTACTGGGGCTGGGGAATTTGCTAATACCCTGGGGATGGCCCAGAAGGCACACAGAACAGAATATCACTTTAGACATACTCTTTCCAACTCTTCATGTCAGACATAGTGTGCTGAATATTCATCTTTCagaagaagatataacatttgaAGTGTTTTCActaggttaaagaaaaaaaccatcaGCAGAAGGGttcagtgtgtgtttgtgtgtgtgtgtgtgtgggggggggtgatTTAACTTTTTCCACTGTTGAATACTCACTGCTATATTTTAtcacaaaagatgaaaaagtcaTGGTCCACTGCTTTTTACTTAATTGCGTTTAAGAATTATAAATCATGGTCCCAAATGCAGTTTGATAAGGGCTGCATCCCATTCAAATTTACAAATGCACTTTATCTACTcattaagatattttcaaataaaattcttgtttttaaaacataatttatctattttatttaaaaattacatttattatcaATTTCCAAAAATACCTTCATAGTTGTTATTTAAACACATGCTCAATTATTCATATGTGTTAATGAGATAagaattattcttttcaaaaaggtGTTAAAGCAGTGTCTGAATTAGAAGCAAAGTTCCAGATTTTTCTCCAAACATGTACATGTATTCAAAGTGTCTATAATGTGTTCTTAgataattctaaaaatattcaaaaaatcaaACAGTAccaatttaaatttgttttggtttctgacttctttatgaacatatttttagtttatcaGAGCAAAGTATGCCAGAGCAAAtgatataaatacagatatttttttaaaaattacataggCTATGTGTTTGTTAACATTtgttcagaaaaaatattttactaattaaAAACTTTACAACTGAAATAAACTTGGTGATTATTTCCCCTTTCAGGGGCTCATTGAGATTAACTAAATATACCAAAGAAGATTtgggaaaaatacatattacattaTAGTCTGAAATATGCCATCTAGATAGTATTAGAAAAACCAAATACTTTATCATTAATGAAAATGCTTATTACGTATATATAAGTTGTGGTTGACTCCTGGTAGATACAAGTCTGAGCATTGCTGTAACCTTGGGGAGTTTACAGACTTTAAATCAATGTCTGCACTGGAGATAGAATTAGCTTGATGATTTTAAGGTATCTCCTGGGCATCTCCTGCTAAAAATCATGCAGCCTTTTTGTAGAGATAGGCTTAGGAGTAAATCAAATATAAGTCCGTTTCTCTGGCCCTGCCATGGACAGTCTTCCTTGAAGagtgtgatggaatattatattTTCAACTATTGGCATAGACATTGGCCACTGTTCATTAaatcatcaattgatgaatagcAATGCTGGCCAACTTACTAATTGGTTCATCTCTTTATCAAATGTTAGTTTTATACTAGGTGATTAGCTTTGGTGCCCATTTTTGCTCTACCTTTAgaaaaacttttagaataaataggaagaaataatatttgagaTCAAACGACCCTAAGAAGTCTGACCAGATTGTCTAATGTTAACCTACATAAATATTGGCATTCAAATAGTCCTCAGCTAGAACAATCTAATCTCTTCAatgaaaaaacaataacaacaaagtttatttcaaaataagtcaCTTCATTATAGACCAAAATCCCTATACACTTGGAAATGTTCTCATATGTGTCATTTTGTCATCTCAAATCAGAACTCTATTAACTCCATAACATAAAGAAGATGTCACATAAACTATATCTATAAATTAAGTCTATGAAAATATATGATTCTCCAAATATATATACTCATTTAGTGATAGGCTGTTCTTTTGAAATTCTACATCAATATATCTTTGATACTGAAAACACATATTCTATGTCTGATGCTCCATATCATAAAACTCAGTCTTACAGATCAAGATGCTTCATGAATTACACTTGACAGTATAtacttctttaatatatataaaatgacaataaaaaaagcagaaaacacaaaatgGTCTGTGTTGATGTgcctgctctgtcttcctctctgttatGTATAATAGAGAAAAAGTATTTGCTTTTGCAGTCTTTTCCAACAAAACACTTCTGTTCTTGCGGATATTTCAAGTTAATAATGCAATTAGAATGAGTGAATTAAACTCATGGTAAAAtggaaattcataaaaaaaacaacatgatgAGCCTTGGGCAGGCACTTTGGAAAAAGGGCGTCAAGGCATGAAAATGGAGACAAGAAAAATGCTTCATGGGTTTAAGCAGCCTCAGTGCTCCAAGCTGCTTTGCCAAgctttacagggaaaaaaaataaacactttggaggttgaaaatagaaaaagcacAAATTCAAACCTAATATTCCTTTTAATGAAAAGCTCTACTCGTGACCTTGATGCTTTGACAATTTTGGATCATGCATGCAAAATAATCAAACATCCATTCTCTATTCAGACAAGTGAAAACCTTGTTTCCAGACAAACCAGCTTGTGACTGCTTCCTTATCTTCCTACTGGTGAAGGGTTTTAAATGCCTATTGTCTTGAAAATAGATAATACACAAtccttgcattt contains these protein-coding regions:
- the NLGN1 gene encoding neuroligin-1 isoform X1, translating into MALPRCMWPNYVWRAVMAGLVHRGLGASLTLCVLGCLLQAAHVLSQKLDDADPLVTTNFGKIRGMKKELNNEILGPVIQFLGVPYAAPPTGEHRFQPPEPPSPWSDIRNATQFAPVCPQNIIDGRLPEVMLPVWFTNNLDVVSSYVQDQSEDCLYLNIYVPTEDGPLTKKQTDDLGDNDGAEDEDIRDSGGPKPVMVYIHGGSYMEGTGNLYDGSVLASYGNVIVITVNYRLGVLGFLSTGDQAAKGNYGLLDLIQALRWTSENIGFFGGDPLRITVFGSGAGGSCVNLLTLSHYSEGNRWSNSTKGLFQRAIAQSGTALSSWAVSFQPAKYARMLATKVGCNVSDTVELVECLQKKPYKELVDQDIQPARYHIAFGPVIDGDVIPDDPQILMEQGEFLNYDIMLGVNQGEGLKFVENIVDSDDGISASDFDFAVSNFVDNLYGYPEGKDVLRETIKFMYTDWADRHNPETRRKTLLALFTDHQWVAPAVATADLHSNFGSPTYFYAFYHHCQTDQVPAWADAAHGDEVPYVLGIPMIGPTELFPCNFSKNDVMLSAVVMTYWTNFAKTGDPNQPVPQDTKFIHTKPNRFEEVAWTRYSQKDQLYLHIGLKPRVKEHYRANKVNLWLELVPHLHNLNDISQYTSTTTKVPSTDITFRPTRKNSVPVTSAFPTAKQDDPKQQPSPFSVDQRDYSTELSVTIAVGASLLFLNILAFAALYYKKDKRRHDVHRRCSPQRTTTNDLTHAQEEEIMSLQMKHTDLDHECESIHPHEVVLRTACPPDYTLAMRRSPDDVPLMTPNTITMIPNTIPGIQPLHTFNTFTGGQNNTLPHPHPHPHSHSTTRV
- the NLGN1 gene encoding neuroligin-1 isoform X2, whose translation is MALPRCMWPNYVWRAVMAGLVHRGLGASLTLCVLGCLLQAAHVLSQKLDDADPLVTTNFGKIRGMKKELNNEILGPVIQFLGVPYAAPPTGEHRFQPPEPPSPWSDIRNATQFAPVCPQNIIDGRLPEVMLPVWFTNNLDVVSSYVQDQSEDCLYLNIYVPTEDDIRDSGGPKPVMVYIHGGSYMEGTGNLYDGSVLASYGNVIVITVNYRLGVLGFLSTGDQAAKGNYGLLDLIQALRWTSENIGFFGGDPLRITVFGSGAGGSCVNLLTLSHYSEGNRWSNSTKGLFQRAIAQSGTALSSWAVSFQPAKYARMLATKVGCNVSDTVELVECLQKKPYKELVDQDIQPARYHIAFGPVIDGDVIPDDPQILMEQGEFLNYDIMLGVNQGEGLKFVENIVDSDDGISASDFDFAVSNFVDNLYGYPEGKDVLRETIKFMYTDWADRHNPETRRKTLLALFTDHQWVAPAVATADLHSNFGSPTYFYAFYHHCQTDQVPAWADAAHGDEVPYVLGIPMIGPTELFPCNFSKNDVMLSAVVMTYWTNFAKTGDPNQPVPQDTKFIHTKPNRFEEVAWTRYSQKDQLYLHIGLKPRVKEHYRANKVNLWLELVPHLHNLNDISQYTSTTTKVPSTDITFRPTRKNSVPVTSAFPTAKQDDPKQQPSPFSVDQRDYSTELSVTIAVGASLLFLNILAFAALYYKKDKRRHDVHRRCSPQRTTTNDLTHAQEEEIMSLQMKHTDLDHECESIHPHEVVLRTACPPDYTLAMRRSPDDVPLMTPNTITMIPNTIPGIQPLHTFNTFTGGQNNTLPHPHPHPHSHSTTRV